CCCAAGGCCGGCTACCAGCGCCGGACCACGGCCGGGGCGGAATCCCAGGTCGAGATGCTACGCGGCCTGGAACTGGGCGAAGACGATTTCCGTGTTCTGGCCGAACGCTGCAGCGAACGCGGCATCCGCTTCCTGGCCTCGCCCTTCGATGAGGCGAGCCTGGATTTCCTGGTGCAAGAACTCGATGTGCCGGTTCTCAAACTTCCTTCGGGCGAGATCACCAACGGGCCTTTCCTGGTGCGTGCCGCCCAGAGCGGCCGCCCCATCATCCTGTCCACCGGCATGAGCACCCTGGACGAGGTCCGGGACGCCCTCGGTCTTCTCGCCTGGGGCTATGGGGGCAAGAAAGGTCCCGTTCCGGAAGATTTGGCGATCCTGCGGGACCGGATCACCCTGCTCCATTGCACCAGCGAGTATCCGGCGCCGTTCCAGGACGTCAATCTCAGGGCCATGGATACGATGCGCGCAGCCTTCGGCCTGCCGGTCGGCTTTTCCGACCATACGCCGGGCATTGCCGCCGCCCTGGCCGCAACGGCCCTGGGCGCCACGGTCGTCGAGAAGCACTTCACCCTGGACCGCGGCCTGCCGGGTCCGGACCACCGGGCATCCCTGGAGCCCGGCGAACTGGCGGCCATGGTCGAAGGAATCCGTCAGGTGGAGGCGGCGCTGGGCGACGGCGTCAAGACGCCCCGGTCCTCCGAACTGGAGACCCGCGCCGTGGCCCGGCGCAGCCTGGTGGCGATCCGCCCCATCCGCAAGGGCGAGGCCCTCACCGCCGACAACCTGGGCGCCAAGCGTCCGGGCGGCGGCCTGTCGCCCATGCGCTTCTGGGACCTGGAAGGAAGGCCCGCATCCCGCGACTATGGGCTGGACGAGCCCATCGCGGAGGATTAAGACGGCGCCGGAAGCGGCATCGGGGGATCGGCCATGACCGTCGAGGAACTGAGAAAGCGGTTCGAGAACCGCGAGGCCCGGATCGGCGTCATCGGGCTGGGCTATGTCGGCCTGCCCCTGGCGCTCGCCTTCGTCGAAGCCGGGTTCGACACCACCGGGTTCGACATCGATCCCACCAAGCGGGAATATCTGGCCGCCGGCCGCTGCTACCTGCGCCACATCCCGGCAGCCCGCGTCGCCGCCGCCGTCGCGCGGGGCCGCTTCCGCGCCACCGAGGACTTTTCCGGCCTGGGCGCCATGGACGCCATCGTGGTTTGCGTGCCGACGCCGCTGACCCGGCAACGCGAACCCGACATCAGCTTCATCGTATCGACCACCGAGACCATCGCCAAGACCCTGCGGCCCGGGCAGTTGATCGTCCTTGAATCGACCACCTATCCCGGTACTACGTCCGGCGACATGCGGCCGATCCTGGAACGGGGCGGTTTGAAGAGCGGCCGCGACTTCTTCCTCGCCTTCTCGCCCGAGCGCGAGGACCCCGGCAACGCCGTCCATACCACCACCACGATCCCCAAGGTGGTGGGCGGCGACGGCCCCGATGCCCTGGCGCTGGCTTCCGCCCTCTATTCCGGGGCGGTGGATCGCGTGGTGCCCGTGTCTTCCATGGAAACGGCCGAGGCGGTGAAGCTGACCGAAAACATCTTCCGGTCGGTCAACATCGCCCTGGTCAACGAATTGAAGGTGGTCTTCGCCCGCATGGGCATCGACGTCTGGGAAGTCATCGACGCCGCCAAGACCAAGCCCTTCGGCTTCATGCCCTTCTATCCCGGACCCGGCCTGGGCGGGCACTGCATTCCCATCGATCCGTTCTACCTGACCTGGAAGGCCCGCGAGTTCGACATCGCCACCCGCTTCATCGAGTTGGCGGGGGAGATCAACACGTCGATGCCCTACTACGTGATCGACGTCCTGGTGAGGGCGTTGAGCGACCGCCTCGGCCAGAGCATCAAGGGTGCCCGCATCCTGTTGCTCGGCATCGCCTACAAGAAGAACGTGGACGACATGCGGGAAAGTCCCGCGCTCAAACTGATCGAGCTTCTCGAGGAGCGCGGTGCCCAGGTCGCCTATCACGATCCCTTCATCCCCGTCATCGGTCCGACCCGCGAGCATGCCAGTCTCGCCGGCCGCGAATCCGTGGCCTGGGAGCCCGCCGGCTTCGCCCTGGCCTTCGACGCGGCCCTGATCTGCACCGACCACGACGGCATCGACTATGCCGCCCTGGCTGAAGCCCTGCCTTTGGTGGTCGACACCCGCAACGCGTTGCGCGCCGGGCCGAATGGCCACGGGAAGATCGTCAAGGCGTAAGGAAGACCGTCAGGGGAACGCGATCCTGGTGCAGGATCAAGCGGACCGGCAACTCCACCAGGGAACCGGGGCGCTTGGCCGCCTCGTAGGCCGTCCGCTTGTCGGTGCCCGAAAGAATCAGGAAAATCCGGCGCGCGTCGAGCAGGACGCGGGGCGACAAGCTCATGCGCGGGTGCGACCCGGCCGGCCCCGCGGCGGCGACGCACCGGCTGGAACAGTCGGGGTAGACCCGCAAGGCCGGTTCGGCGGGAAACAGCGAGGCGATGTGCCCGTCCGGCCCCATGCCCAGGAAGACGGCGTCCAGAGGAAAGGGAAAGGCGGAAAGACGGGCCTCGCAGGCGGCCTGCCCGGCCCAGGGCGTAGCCGCCCCCGTGTACAGCCCGGAAAACGCGGCATCCCCGGCGCTGCCGTCCAGCAACAAGCGGCGCACCAAGCCCTCGTTGCTGTCGGGATGGCCGGGATCGACCCAGCGCTCGTCGGCCAGGGTGATCGACACCCGGTCCCAGGGCAACGGAGCCGCCGCCAGACGGGGAAGGACCCGTTCCGGGGTCCGTCCCCCCGACAGGGCGATGGATGCCCGGCCGCGGGATGCGATGGCCTCCCCGACCGTCGCGGCCAGGGCGTCCGCCAGGGCCGCCGCCCCGGCCGCCAGATCGGGAAAGGCTAGTTCGTCCAGCATTTCGCAGGCTTAGACCCCGGCTCTTGTCGAGTCAATCGGCCGGTATCGGCTTTAGAAGGGGCCGGCGACCGCCTGGCTCCAGGTGGCATTCAGGCCAAGGTTGTCCGTGTTCCATTGCCAGGTCATCACCCCCCGCGGCCGCGAACCGGCATGAATCGCGTAATCGAGGCAACCCACCAGGTTCTCGACCGGCATGTAGCCGGTATTGCCCGGTGCGGCGTCGCCCGGCGTCATCGGCTTGCCGATGACGATGCGCGTCTGGGGGATTCCGGCGGCGATGAGTTGCTTCACCGCCGTCCCGGTGGCCCAGCCGTCCGCCTGATCGATCAGCGTCGTACAGGAATCGTAACCGGTGCTCATCTGGTTGTAGAACTGGATGTTGTAGAAATCGATCAGGTCGCCCACCTGCTCGTCGACCTGCAGGTAGTTGGAAGCGTAGGCTCCCATGAAATAGGGGGCCTGCGGGGCATGGGTGACGACGGCGTCCGGAAGCACGTCCTTGACCGCCCGGGTGGCATCCGCCAGCCATTGGGTGGCCGTGCCCGCCTGAAGCGCGTGGATATCCTCGATGTCGAAATCGACGCCGTCCAGCCGGTAGGTCTTGGCGAATTCGGCAACCGCCCGGCCATAGGCGGCACCGCCGGTGGGATCGGCCGTGATCGGCTCTTCGGTGGCGCCGCCGGCCGACACCAGAACCTTGATGCCGGCCTGGTGGAACTGGTCGATCGCATTCTGCGGAAACGTTCCGTTCGACCAGGCGAGCGCGACGTCCAGCGGGGCCTTGCGGGTCCAGAAGGACAGCAGCAGGTGATTGAAAGACCCGGCGTTATTCAGGAAACTGTTGAGGACGGCCTCGGGTGGATACCAAGTGGATAGCTTGTCGGCATATACGACGAATGCGTCTGTCGTCATCTTGCGCTCCATGTCATCGCTGTGAAACATCGAAATGATATCGGTGATTACGTGATATCCTTATCATATTAATCGTGTTGCGGGTACCTACAATTTCTGACACTAGCATTGGCGCAAGCCGCGAAATCCCCCCATCCCGGACTTGACGTTCACGGCCTGAACAAGCTAGTGTTCGCGCCGTGAACGCGCCGGCGGGAGGAGGCTTCCTTCACCCGAATGGCGGTAGCGTACCCGACGTCTCCCCGGTCCGAACCATGAGCGACAGCAAATCCTCATCCGCCGCGATGGACGAGGAGGCCCACATCACCCTGGGCCTCCTGAACGCCATCCACGAGAACAGCGCCATGACCCAACGTTCCATGGCCAAGGACCTGGGCATCGCCCTGGGGCTTGCCAACGCCTACCTTAAGCGCTGCGTCCGCAAGGGCCTGGTCAAGGTGCAACAGGTGCCGGCCAATCGTTACGCCTATTACCTGACGCCACAGGGCTTCGCGGAAAAGTCCCAGTTGACGGCGCGCTATCTGTCGATGTCCTTCGACTTCTTCCGCCACGCCCGCACCCAGTGCGGCGAAGTCTATACCCAATGCGCCCAGCAAGGCTGGCGCCGCATCGCCTTGGCCGGCGTCGGCGACCTGGGCGAGATCGCCACCTTGTGCGCCCGCGACGCCGAAGTGGACTTGGTGGGCTTCCTGGATGCGGCTGCCGATACCTCCCACTTCGCCGGCCTGCCGGTGGCTGTCCACCCCGACGAACTGGGCGCCGTCGACGCCATCGTCGTCACCGACCTGGGCGCGCCGCAGGAGACCTTCGAGCGCATGACGCGCCTGTTCGCCGCGGAACGGGTGCTGGCGCCGCGCCTGCTCCACGTTTCCCGCCAAGCTCCGCGCTGACGCCGTGAAGCACTGGTACGCCGTGCATACCCACCCCCAGTCAGAGGAAAAGGCCTGCCGGCATCTGGAACGGCAGGGCTTCGGCGCCTACCTGCCGCGCTACCGGAAGCAGCGCCGACATGCACGCCGCACCGAGATCGTCCCGGCGCCTCTGTTCCCCCGCTACATCTTCGTCGAGGCCGACCTGGACAACCAGCGCTGGCGGGCCAT
This genomic interval from Magnetospirillum sp. WYHS-4 contains the following:
- the neuB gene encoding N-acetylneuraminate synthase, whose translation is MGVFVIAEAGVNHNGDLALALDLVEAAAQAGADAVKFQIFKAAALATAAAPKAGYQRRTTAGAESQVEMLRGLELGEDDFRVLAERCSERGIRFLASPFDEASLDFLVQELDVPVLKLPSGEITNGPFLVRAAQSGRPIILSTGMSTLDEVRDALGLLAWGYGGKKGPVPEDLAILRDRITLLHCTSEYPAPFQDVNLRAMDTMRAAFGLPVGFSDHTPGIAAALAATALGATVVEKHFTLDRGLPGPDHRASLEPGELAAMVEGIRQVEAALGDGVKTPRSSELETRAVARRSLVAIRPIRKGEALTADNLGAKRPGGGLSPMRFWDLEGRPASRDYGLDEPIAED
- a CDS encoding nucleotide sugar dehydrogenase encodes the protein MTVEELRKRFENREARIGVIGLGYVGLPLALAFVEAGFDTTGFDIDPTKREYLAAGRCYLRHIPAARVAAAVARGRFRATEDFSGLGAMDAIVVCVPTPLTRQREPDISFIVSTTETIAKTLRPGQLIVLESTTYPGTTSGDMRPILERGGLKSGRDFFLAFSPEREDPGNAVHTTTTIPKVVGGDGPDALALASALYSGAVDRVVPVSSMETAEAVKLTENIFRSVNIALVNELKVVFARMGIDVWEVIDAAKTKPFGFMPFYPGPGLGGHCIPIDPFYLTWKAREFDIATRFIELAGEINTSMPYYVIDVLVRALSDRLGQSIKGARILLLGIAYKKNVDDMRESPALKLIELLEERGAQVAYHDPFIPVIGPTREHASLAGRESVAWEPAGFALAFDAALICTDHDGIDYAALAEALPLVVDTRNALRAGPNGHGKIVKA
- a CDS encoding winged helix-turn-helix transcriptional regulator, whose product is MSDSKSSSAAMDEEAHITLGLLNAIHENSAMTQRSMAKDLGIALGLANAYLKRCVRKGLVKVQQVPANRYAYYLTPQGFAEKSQLTARYLSMSFDFFRHARTQCGEVYTQCAQQGWRRIALAGVGDLGEIATLCARDAEVDLVGFLDAAADTSHFAGLPVAVHPDELGAVDAIVVTDLGAPQETFERMTRLFAAERVLAPRLLHVSRQAPR
- the pgl gene encoding 6-phosphogluconolactonase, translated to MLDELAFPDLAAGAAALADALAATVGEAIASRGRASIALSGGRTPERVLPRLAAAPLPWDRVSITLADERWVDPGHPDSNEGLVRRLLLDGSAGDAAFSGLYTGAATPWAGQAACEARLSAFPFPLDAVFLGMGPDGHIASLFPAEPALRVYPDCSSRCVAAAGPAGSHPRMSLSPRVLLDARRIFLILSGTDKRTAYEAAKRPGSLVELPVRLILHQDRVPLTVFLTP
- a CDS encoding glycoside hydrolase family 18 protein — encoded protein: MTTDAFVVYADKLSTWYPPEAVLNSFLNNAGSFNHLLLSFWTRKAPLDVALAWSNGTFPQNAIDQFHQAGIKVLVSAGGATEEPITADPTGGAAYGRAVAEFAKTYRLDGVDFDIEDIHALQAGTATQWLADATRAVKDVLPDAVVTHAPQAPYFMGAYASNYLQVDEQVGDLIDFYNIQFYNQMSTGYDSCTTLIDQADGWATGTAVKQLIAAGIPQTRIVIGKPMTPGDAAPGNTGYMPVENLVGCLDYAIHAGSRPRGVMTWQWNTDNLGLNATWSQAVAGPF